A region from the Triticum aestivum cultivar Chinese Spring chromosome 3D, IWGSC CS RefSeq v2.1, whole genome shotgun sequence genome encodes:
- the LOC123077542 gene encoding aspartic proteinase CDR1 isoform X1, whose product MTGTTWRALLLLGVVLTAQLCPCTAYVGGGFSVEFIHRDSPKSPLHDPSLTSHDRVLAAVRRSTERSYTVGDPSGGVAEIRSSPYEYLIYVNIGTPRTRMLAIVNTGSNLVSFKCINGTSGPPPAAGGSPLSYVFDTSSSSSYGFVACRLPSCHAVRGASCDANSHCQYHFSSGDGSTTDGILSTETFIFDDAPGGCVGCRERPQLQLTRVNFGCNTNTTGGSPFLLTGNVGLGAGNLSLIDQIGTQTSLGRRFSYCLAPFSINASSIINFGARATVKEPGAVTTPLIPSAVDAFYTILLTSVKIGSSTIVPPKRSPVVVDWHGTDVPRQGAAGPDRGGAHQEHQAPAEAVAGEAAGPVLRGGRYDSGLGAGEAFPGGDAGVWRRRRDHPEGEERVRTAAAGDRVLGHVRGDGQCGGHR is encoded by the coding sequence ATGACGGGTACGACATGGCGGGCACTGTTGCTCCTTGGCGTCGTCCTGACGGCGCAGCTCTGCCCGTGCACGGCGTACGTCGGCGGCGGGTTTAGTGTGGAGTTCATCCACCGGGACTCTCCCAAGTCGCCGCTCCATGACCCGTCGCTCACCTCGCACGACCGCGTGCTTGCCGCCGTGCGGCGTTCCACGGAGCGCTCGTACACCGTCGGCGATCCTTCCGGCGGCGTGGCCGAGATCAGGTCCAGTCCGTACGAATACCTGATTTACGTCAACATCGGCACGCCGCGCACCCGGATGCTCGCCATCGTCAACACCGGCAGCAACCTCGTGTCGTTCAAATGCATCAACGGAACCTCCGGCCCTCCGCCAGCCGCCGGGGGGTCGCCGTTGAGCTACGTGTTCgacacctcctcctcgtcatcctacGGCTTCGTGGCCTGCCGGTTGCCCTCGTGCCACGCGGTCCGTGGCGCCTCCTGCGACGCCAACTCCCACTGCCAGTACCACTTCTCCTCCGGTGACGGCTCCACGACGGACGGCATCCTCTCCACCGAGACCTTCATCTTCGACGACGCTCCCGGCGGCTGTGTTGGATGCCGCGAACGTCCGCAGCTGCAACTGACCAGAGTCAACTTCGGCTGCAACACGAACACGACCGGCGGCAGCCCGTTCCTCTTGACCGGCAACGTCGGCCTCGGCGCCGGGAACCTCTCCCTCATCGACCAGATCGGCACCCAGACATCGCTCGGCCGGAGGTTCTCGTACTGCCTCGCGCCCTTCTCCATCAACGCCTCCTCCATCATCAACTTCGGCGCCCGCGCCACCGTGAAGGAGCCGGGCGCGGTGACCACGCCGCTGATCCCCTCGGCCGTGGACGCTTTCTACACCATCCTGCTCACGTCCGTCAAGATCGGGAGCTCGACCATCGTACCGCCGAAGCGGTCGCCCGTCGTCGTCGACTGGCACGGCACTGACGTTCctcgacaaggcgctgctggaccCGATCGTGGAGGAGCTCACCAAGAGCATCAAGCTCCAGCGGAAGCAGTCGCCGGAGAAGCTGCTGGACCTGTGCTACGAGGTGGGCGGTACGATTCAGGACTGGGTGCTGGAGAAGCTTTTCCCGGAGGTGACGCTGGGGTTTGGCGGCGGCGCCGTGATCACCCTGAAGGTGAAGAACGCGTTCGTACAGCCGCAGCCGGGGACCGTGTGCTTGGCCATGTCCGCGGCGACGGACAATGTGGCGGTCATCGGTAA
- the LOC123077542 gene encoding aspartic proteinase CDR1 isoform X2, which translates to MTGTTWRALLLLGVVLTAQLCPCTAYVGGGFSVEFIHRDSPKSPLHDPSLTSHDRVLAAVRRSTERSYTVGDPSGGVAEIRSSPYEYLIYVNIGTPRTRMLAIVNTGSNLVSFKCINGTSGPPPAAGGSPLSYVFDTSSSSSYGFVACRLPSCHAVRGASCDANSHCQYHFSSGDGSTTDGILSTETFIFDDAPGGCVGCRERPQLQLTRVNFGCNTNTTGGSPFLLTGNVGLGAGNLSLIDQIGTQTSLGRRFSYCLAPFSINASSIINFGARATVKEPGAVTTPLIPSAVDAFYTILLTSVKIGSSTIALLDPIVEELTKSIKLQRKQSPEKLLDLCYEVGGTIQDWVLEKLFPEVTLGFGGGAVITLKVKNAFVQPQPGTVCLAMSAATDNVAVIGNIAQQNFWLGFDLDKGAITFAAADCAKSYPSPPASNHHE; encoded by the exons ATGACGGGTACGACATGGCGGGCACTGTTGCTCCTTGGCGTCGTCCTGACGGCGCAGCTCTGCCCGTGCACGGCGTACGTCGGCGGCGGGTTTAGTGTGGAGTTCATCCACCGGGACTCTCCCAAGTCGCCGCTCCATGACCCGTCGCTCACCTCGCACGACCGCGTGCTTGCCGCCGTGCGGCGTTCCACGGAGCGCTCGTACACCGTCGGCGATCCTTCCGGCGGCGTGGCCGAGATCAGGTCCAGTCCGTACGAATACCTGATTTACGTCAACATCGGCACGCCGCGCACCCGGATGCTCGCCATCGTCAACACCGGCAGCAACCTCGTGTCGTTCAAATGCATCAACGGAACCTCCGGCCCTCCGCCAGCCGCCGGGGGGTCGCCGTTGAGCTACGTGTTCgacacctcctcctcgtcatcctacGGCTTCGTGGCCTGCCGGTTGCCCTCGTGCCACGCGGTCCGTGGCGCCTCCTGCGACGCCAACTCCCACTGCCAGTACCACTTCTCCTCCGGTGACGGCTCCACGACGGACGGCATCCTCTCCACCGAGACCTTCATCTTCGACGACGCTCCCGGCGGCTGTGTTGGATGCCGCGAACGTCCGCAGCTGCAACTGACCAGAGTCAACTTCGGCTGCAACACGAACACGACCGGCGGCAGCCCGTTCCTCTTGACCGGCAACGTCGGCCTCGGCGCCGGGAACCTCTCCCTCATCGACCAGATCGGCACCCAGACATCGCTCGGCCGGAGGTTCTCGTACTGCCTCGCGCCCTTCTCCATCAACGCCTCCTCCATCATCAACTTCGGCGCCCGCGCCACCGTGAAGGAGCCGGGCGCGGTGACCACGCCGCTGATCCCCTCGGCCGTGGACGCTTTCTACACCATCCTGCTCACGTCCGTCAAGATCGGGAGCTCGACCATC gcgctgctggaccCGATCGTGGAGGAGCTCACCAAGAGCATCAAGCTCCAGCGGAAGCAGTCGCCGGAGAAGCTGCTGGACCTGTGCTACGAGGTGGGCGGTACGATTCAGGACTGGGTGCTGGAGAAGCTTTTCCCGGAGGTGACGCTGGGGTTTGGCGGCGGCGCCGTGATCACCCTGAAGGTGAAGAACGCGTTCGTACAGCCGCAGCCGGGGACCGTGTGCTTGGCCATGTCCGCGGCGACGGACAATGTGGCGGTCATCGGTAACATCGCGCAGCAGAACTTCTGGCTCGGCTTCGACCTGGACAAGGGCGCCATCACCTTCGCCGCTGCCGACTGCGCCAAATCCTACCCCTCTCCTCCCGCCTCTAATCACCATGAGTAG